ATTCAGGTCTATTCCGCGCGCCTGAGCGAGGAGGGCAATGAAGTGACGTTGAGCACTTCGCTGCACTGGTATGAATATGATTTTACCATCACGATCAGAGGCCTGGTTGATGTTTCGGCCAATGCCAATGCCATGCCGCGCGCCGTCGTGCTTTCCTATCCCGCCAACGCGCCGGGACAGGGAACTCACAATGGTTTGACGATCAGCGCGTGGTCGCGCAAGGAATATCAGATTGACACATTGCAACTCGGCAAAAGATTGTATATCGATCGCTTACACTCACTCCTCAGCGCGCCCAAAAAATTCGAAGGCATGCTCATGTTTCGCACGGCCTATCGTGATCGCCGCGATAAATCCGACACCTTTTTCGAATTTAACCTGAATCACGAGGCTGATGTCTATGTTGCCTATGACAATCGCGGCGAGCCGGCGCCGAATTGGCTGACCAACAATTTTACGCGCGTGAACAAAATGCTTTTGATCGAGGGCACCACTGATCAAATGCAAATTTGGAAAGCGCGCTATTATCCCGGGCGTGTGCAGCTTGGCGGAAACATGGCAGCCGGCGCCCGGCAGGATGTGCCGTTGACGATGTACTTCGTCTTCGTCGATGATTTGCGCAGCGATCGGCCTGGCGCGAACGGCATTCCCAAGCTGTTCTCACTTTATCAAAATTATCCCAATCCCTTCAGCCTTAACTCCGGACACCAGCAGACGGAAATCAGTTACTTGTTGCGGCAGGAGAGCCATGTCGTATTGATGGTTTACAATATGCTGGGCCAGGCGGTGCGCACCCTGCAGGATGGCGTCCTGGCGCCCGGTACGCATCGGCATGTTTGGAACGGCTTGAATAACGATCAAGAAGTGCTGCCAAGTGGAAAATATCTTTATGTGCTGGAGATTCGCGAGCAGGTAAGCAACGGCACATTTACGGTTACCACGGCGCTCGAACGCCAAACCAAGGTGATGACTCTGTTGAAATAAGGGCAATCGCGAATGAACGCGAATAGATGCGAAGGAGATCTTGCGGTTTAAAAATGTTTGCCGAAATACAAAAGGGGTTCAACATAAAGCGACTGCGTTTGAAAAGCTAAACGCCTACACCGATTTTCAGAAAAGTCGAAAATCGCAGCTTGTCGAGCAACTTTGTGGACCTCGCCCACAAAAGCTAAACTCCCAAAAAAAGCAAAAGCTTTTTTTGATACCACACCCTTTAGCCGGCGCTGCCGCTCACAGCGGGGTGTGAGAAAGCAGCCAGCCCAGGCAGGCGCTGCCCAGGATAATCCATGCGGCGTTGAGATGCCACACCACCAGAACGATAATCGCCAGGCCAAAGATGAACCAGCCTGCTACACTCGTCAAACTGGCGAATCCCAGGGAGAAACATACCGCCAGCATCAAGCCGAGTGCAGCGGCGTTGACGCCATCTAAAAAATTTCGCGCCATGGGAGAGTTTCGCAATTTTGGAATGAGCGGACTGCTCAGCATCACAAAAATAAAGGAAGGGAGAAAAACGCCGATGGTTGCGACGGCCGCTCCTGGAAAACCGAGCAAGACGTATCCGATAAAGGTAGCGGTCGAAAGGATGGGACCAGGTGTGAATTGTCCGATGGCAATGGCATCGAGAAGTTGCTGCTGTGTGAGCCAATGGTAACTCTCCACTAGGCCGCCCTGCAAGAAAGCAACGAGAACATAGCCGCTGCCATAAAGAATCGCGCCGATCTTGAGGAAGAAGAGACCTAAGCTGGTCAGGCTCGCGTTCGCTTCGTTTCCCAATGGCGAAAAGAACATCCCGAAAACCGGAAGTACGTTGGCATTGAAAACTGATAATGCTTTTTGCCAAATTCGTTTACGATGCTCCCAAACGATGCTCAAAATTCCCGCGCCGAAAAGCAAAGCAATTTCATCAAGCCGAAAAAGACTGAGAATTGTTACGGCCAGGCCGATGATGACGAGAAAGCGCTTTTTGAACATTGAGCGGC
This DNA window, taken from Cytophagia bacterium CHB2, encodes the following:
- the chrA gene encoding chromate efflux transporter codes for the protein MTDLLSDSNSLKNDHVPLRALALVFLRLGTIGFGGPAAVIAMMEEETVKRKKWLTHEQFLDLLGATNLIPGPNSTEMAIHVGYVKAGWRGLAVAGSCFIFPAVVITLLLAYLYVHFGAVPQLAAFMFGIRAAIIAVILAAVFRLSRSMFKKRFLVIIGLAVTILSLFRLDEIALLFGAGILSIVWEHRKRIWQKALSVFNANVLPVFGMFFSPLGNEANASLTSLGLFFLKIGAILYGSGYVLVAFLQGGLVESYHWLTQQQLLDAIAIGQFTPGPILSTATFIGYVLLGFPGAAVATIGVFLPSFIFVMLSSPLIPKLRNSPMARNFLDGVNAAALGLMLAVCFSLGFASLTSVAGWFIFGLAIIVLVVWHLNAAWIILGSACLGWLLSHTPL